From a region of the Lactuca sativa cultivar Salinas chromosome 4, Lsat_Salinas_v11, whole genome shotgun sequence genome:
- the LOC128133544 gene encoding protein FAR1-RELATED SEQUENCE 5-like — MKHETEHLRSYVSRYSDFQETHKQWVNSDIVEQFEATWEVMRSKYELKSNYWISNIYNQRLHWAKPFLNDTFFAGVTTTRQSESINSFFDGFVNSRTMLNEFVVQYDKAVESRRAAEEDEDFKTMNSRPILSSVHPIEAKAGQCYTRKMFDTFKKEWTEAITNLTHETIGKTTEESTYRVGQLDVDKKNIGALLPFVLSLDQVSVTCSCVKYETNGILCKHSLYVMKKNHVKELPSHYMLPRWTLNARYKLFSASIGLGEMNNENGVSAYTLWCVRSNFTKLIDQARDSPSEIQKANTLLISRLDDQTNRKKFMYLENVSQGSCMGVSQIDMMSQLSVCEPLGPTTTKGRPKLASRIKSSLEAPKKQTCSYCQGFGHYATSCSKIKADKTLQET; from the exons ATGAAGCATGAAACTGAGCACCTTCGATCGTATGTTTCCCGTTACAGTGATTTTCAAGAAACGCACAAACAATGGGTAAATAGTGACATCGTTGAACAATTTGAAGCAACATGGGAGGTTATGCGTAGTAAGTATGAACTGAAAAGCAACTATTGGATTAGTAACATATATAACCAACGTCTACATTGGGCTAAACCCTTCTTGAATGATACTTTCTTTGCTGGTGTGACAACAACCAGACAAAGTGAGAGTATCAATTCATTTTTTGATGGATTTGTTAATTCGAGGACCATGTTGAATGAGTTTGTTGTACAATATGACAAAGCAGTTGAGTCTCGAAGGGCCGCCGAAGAAGATGAAGACTTCAAGACTATGAACTCGAGGCCAATTCTTTCTTCAGTGCATCCAATCGAAGCAAAAGCAGGTCAATGTTATACTAGAAAGATGTTTGATACTTTCAAAAAAGAATGGACCGAAGCTATTACCAATTTGACTCATGAGACTATAGGAAAAACTACAGAAGAAAGCACATACCGAGTTGGGCAGTTGGatgttgataaaaaaaatatcgGTGCATTGTTACCTTTCGTTCTTTCTTTGGATCAAGTCAGCGTCACATGTTCATGTGTTAAGTATGAGACAAATGGGATTTTATGTAAACATAGCCTATATGTGATGAAGAAGAATCATGTTAAAGAACTCCCGAGTCACTATATGTTACCACGATGGACCCTTAATGCTAGGTACAAACTGTTTAGTGCTAGTATTGGACTTGGAGAAATGAATAATGAAAATGGAGTTAGTGCCTATACACTATGGTGTGTCCGTTCAAATTTTACTAAACTAATTGACCAAGCTAGAGACTCCCCTTCAGAGATACAAAAAGCCAATACGCTATTGATAAGTCGTTTAGatgatcaaacaaatcgaaagAAATTTATGTATTTGGAGAATGTATCTCAAGGTTCTTGTATGGGAGTTTCACAAATAGATATGATGTCACAGTTATCTGTCTGTGAGCCTCTTGGTCCAACTACTACCAAAGGGCGTCCTAAACTTGCAAGTAGAATCAAGTCTTCTTTAGAAGCCCCCAAAAAACAAACATGCTCTTACTGTCAAGGATTCGGTCATTATGCTACTAGTTGTTCAAAAATAAAG GCGGATAAAACGTTGCAAGAAACATAA